A section of the Marinimicrobium koreense genome encodes:
- the nudC gene encoding NAD(+) diphosphatase, translating into MADDSHADHSRRYLLVGDGTVLCDQPGRLRLLDAAEAEPWVATADCDFLGRWEGLSLYALHLLDAPIIEGCQWLGLRTQLGLLDDRLFFLVGNALQWSRWRLEHRFCGRCGGPTEPMPAGEPAHRCPRCELRFYPRLSPCMITLITRGDQCLLARHARSRQGIHTALAGFVEIGERVEDTVHREVMEEVGLTIKAPRYFASQPWPFPGQLMLGFHAEYDSGEIRVDGDEIVEANWWRYDKLPVTPPVQTIAGQLIADFVAQQHNKRS; encoded by the coding sequence GTGGCGGATGACTCCCATGCTGATCATTCCCGTCGGTATCTGTTGGTAGGGGACGGCACCGTTCTTTGCGACCAGCCCGGTCGCCTGAGACTCCTGGATGCGGCTGAAGCGGAACCCTGGGTGGCGACGGCGGATTGCGATTTCCTCGGTCGCTGGGAGGGTCTCTCACTCTATGCGCTGCACCTCCTGGACGCACCAATTATAGAAGGCTGCCAATGGCTGGGTCTGCGAACTCAACTGGGGCTGCTGGACGATCGGCTGTTTTTCTTGGTGGGCAATGCTCTGCAATGGTCCCGGTGGCGGCTGGAGCACCGCTTTTGCGGGCGCTGCGGTGGCCCGACTGAACCCATGCCTGCCGGCGAACCCGCCCATCGGTGCCCGCGATGTGAGTTGCGTTTTTACCCCCGCCTGAGCCCCTGTATGATCACGCTGATTACCCGTGGCGATCAGTGTCTGCTGGCCCGCCACGCGCGCTCGCGCCAAGGTATCCACACGGCGCTGGCGGGGTTTGTTGAGATAGGCGAGCGCGTTGAAGATACCGTACACCGCGAGGTCATGGAGGAGGTGGGGCTGACCATCAAGGCGCCGCGTTATTTCGCCAGTCAGCCCTGGCCGTTCCCCGGACAACTGATGTTGGGCTTTCATGCGGAGTATGACTCGGGGGAGATACGGGTGGACGGCGATGAAATCGTGGAGGCCAACTGGTGGCGCTATGACAAGCTGCCCGTCACGCCTCCTGTGCAGACCATCGCCGGACAGTTGATTGCGGATTTTGTCGCGCAGCAGCACAATAAGCGCTCCTGA